The Haloplanus natans DSM 17983 DNA segment CCCCGTCGTGGATCGTCGTCCGCTTCGGCACCCGACGCGACTACCCGGCTCGACGCGCGTACACGCCGTCGAGCGCCTCCACCGTCGGCGCGTTGACGACGGTGACCGTCGTCCCGTTTCGCGTCACCCGGAACGCGTCGGCGTAGGGGCCGGCGGGCACCACCAGTACGTCGCCCTCGCGACGCTCGGCACCCCGGCGCGTCCGCAACAGGTCGCGGTACGCGATGGCGAACGCGGCGGCGTCGCCCGTCGTCGCCCACTCCGTTCGGAGGACGTAGGCCGTTTCCGTCCCGTTGCGGTAGGGGACGAGTCGGTCGCCGACCCAGCCGGCGGTGGTGGGATGAGTGTAGTTGTACGCCCGGTGTGGGCGCGTGGGGCGTTGCAGGTGGAAGGTCCCCGTCCCACCGTTGGCCCAGACGGTCGCGAACAGCGACGCCTCGCCGACCGTCGTCCCCGGCGGCGACCGATCGAACCGCGTCCAGTTCGCCGCCGACCGGTCCGGAATCCGAACCTCCCGCGCCGACCAGTTCGGGTAGCGGTCGGGGTGGATCACCTGTGCCGAACTCGTCGGGGGGTCGGCGTACGCGGCGTCCACCGCGGCCCAGCCACCGCGCTCGCGGAGCCGGTGGACGAACGCCGGCCCGTCGCTGTACGGCTGGTACGCGGCGACGTAAACGCCCATATCGTCGTCGAGGCTCGCGCCCGGCCCGGCCGGCGGCCGCGGGAGACACGCCCACCCGCTTTCGCACCGTCGCTCGTAGAGGTCCTCGATGTAGCCCGCGTCGCCCTCGATCAACCCCTGTCGCGCCAGCCGCTCGTCACGGGTCAGATTCGCCCGTCCGTCGAACACCGACCCGAAGTGCTGGTCCTGCAGGGCGTGGACCAGTTCGTGGGCGAGCGTCCGCCGATCCAGCATCGGCCGTGGTGTGTCGCTCACCACGACGATCCGATCCTCGCTTGGAACGTACGACCCCTGAACCGACGCGCCGTAGAACGACTCGAACACTGCCTCGACCGACCGATCCTCGCCGACGAGGAGCAATCCCTCCCACACGGCCTCGTCCCACCCCGTCGCCGTCACGTTCTCGTCGGCGAGATACGTCTCGCGGTCGACGACTGTAACGGGCACTGCCGACTCGAACTCCAGGCCCCGAACCCGCTCGACGCGGGCCATCGTCCGCGCGACGACGGCGTTCCGTTCGCTCGCGTTCAGCCCGTCAGTGGCGTTCACGTCGAGTGACTCGTCGAACCAGTAGCCCGCCTCCCAGCCGAGGCGATCCGTGGCCGGGTCGGCGAAGTCGGGGTGGGCGGGCATCGGCGTGGGCGTCGCTGTCGGCGTCTCGGTTTCCGTCCCCGTCGCCGCCGCTTCCGGGCCGACCGCGCCGCCACAGCCCGCGAGGACGACGAGCGCCGCCAGCAGAACCGGCCGGAGAGACATCCCGGTTCAGTGCCGCCGGGTCACCGTGGCCAGCGCCACCGCGGCGATCAGGGCGAGCACAGCCGTAAGCGCCCCGAATCCGGGCGCTTCGAGGCCGGTCGATCCCGATTCGCTCCCGTCACCGCCGGCGGCGGCCGTGGTACCGGCGCTACTCCCGCCGTCGCCGCTCGTCCCCGCCGGCCGCACGTCGCTCAGGTCGTCGGCCGTCGGCGCGTTGACGATGGTGACTCGCGTCCCCTCGCGGTCGATGCGGAAGGCGTCGGCGAACCGTCCCTCGGAGATCACGTACGTGCGCTCGCCCTGTTGGGTCGCGTCGTGTGCGTTCAGGATGGCGCGGTAGGCCCTGAGGAACTGGTCGGCATCCTGTTGGCTATCCCACTCGGTCACCCAGACGTAGCCGTACTTGGCGTCCTCACCGCTTCCCTTGCGATACGGGAACACCCGGTCGTTCCCCCAGCCGGCCGCGGCGCGCGTATCGTAGTTGTACGTATCGAGGCTACTGGTGGGGCGTATCGAGCGCTGCCACGACGTTTCGAGCGTGTTGGCCCCGGTTCTGCGCGCCTGATACCAGAACATCACGTACATCGAGGCCTCGCCGACCGTATCGGAGCCGTTCACGCCCTGGTTCGGGAACGTCTCCCAGCCGTTTCGCGCGCGGTCCTCGTACTCGATGGGGACCGGTTCCTCGTCGTTCAGGTGGATCACCTGCTCCGTCGAGGTGGGGGGGTTCTGAAACGCCTCGTCGACCGCCTGCCAGCCGCCCCGTTCGAGGAGCCAGTCGATGTACACCGGCCCGTCGGAGTAGGGCTGAAGGAGCGTCAGGAGGATGCCGAGGTTCGGTGGCGCTCCCGTCCCGCCGGCGCTCGAACGCGGCGTCTCGACGCAGTCCCACTCCGCGCCGCATCGCTCGGTGTAGCGTTGCTCGATGTAGTTGGCCTCGCCCTCGACGACGCCGTCGGTCGCCAGCCCGGCGTCCTGGGTCTCGGTGCTCGAAATCCGCTCGCCGAGGTCGCCCGTCTGGTCCTGCAGGGCGTGGGTGAGTTCGTGGACGAGCGTCGCGTTGTCGATGGTCGGGCTCCCCGGCGAATCGGTGATGATCCGGATGCGGTCGTCGCTGGGGGCGTAGAAGCCCGCGGTCGACTGCCCGGTCGCCGACTGGAGTTCCTCGTTCGCCCCCGCGTCCTCGCCGATGACGAACAGCGCCTCCCACACCTGGTCGTTCCACGCGTCGAAGTCGGGGGTATCCGTCTCGTTTCGACTGCGCTGGTTCCGGAACTCCTCGCGCGAGATGACCTCGACCGGCACCTCGCTCTCGAACTCCGCCCGTCTGACGTACTCGACGCGCGCCATCGCCCGCGCCACGTACGCGTCGAGTTCGGCGTCGGAGAGCCCGTCGGACTGGTCGACGTCGATGGGTTCGTCGTGCCAGTAGCCACCCTCCCAGCCCATGGCGTCACCGTCCGGATCGGAACGCTGTGGCGCCACGTCCCGGTCGGGGTCGATGGCCGCCGGGGACGCACCCGCAACGACCGCCGGACCGACGGACGCCACGACGATCAGTACCGCGAGACAGACGGAGGCCCGCTTTCGCATACCCCTCGTTGGGATGCGCTACGGAAGTACCTTGCCCGCGGTGTCGTCGTCGCGCCGACGGTCGCTACTGCGATACCTTCGAGGAGGCCACGGCGTGCCGTATCCCGTGTCGGTCGATCACTTCACGCAGTCCTACGCGGGTGCTAAAAGTGAAACGCCGTTAACGCCGGTTTGGAGCGGATTAACGGCAGTGTGGTTCGATTTATGCGTCTTCGAACAGCTCGTCGACGGCGTCCCGAGCCGCGCGTGCGGCTTCGTCCGCCACGGCCTCCGGGTCCGCCTCGTCGTCCGGTGCGTTCAGGTAGACGTCGACATCGAGGACGCCCGCCTCGAAGGTGACCGTCACGTCCAGGTCGCGCACGTCGGACTGGCGGTAGTGAGCGAAGACGACTCCCTCGGCCGCCTCGGCGGCCGTCCGGACGACGGTTTCGTCGTCGGGCTCGGCCACGGCCTTACGCGCCGCCGGCGCCGCCCGGTCCCATCGGGCCGCCGCCAGCGCCGCCAGCGCCGCCCTGCAGCATCTGCTGGAGCTCCTCCTGGAGCGACTCGAACTGCTCGCGGACGCGCTCTTCCTGTTTACCCAGCTGTTCGACGCGAACCTCCAGGCTCTCGACTTTCTCCTCGAGGTTCTCGTAGGCGTCGTCGTACTCCGTCGAGACGAGGAGTTCACCGACCTCGCGGTACATCTCGGTGTCCTCGTCGATGTCCTCGAGCGCGTCGAGCGCCGTCTGGGACTCGTTGAGCGTGGTCTCGGCCTGCTGTTTCTGCGCCGCGACCTGCTGAGCCGTCTCCTGCAGATCCTGCAGTTCCTCGATTTTCTCCTGGGCCTCCGGCGGCAGATTCCCTTGCATGGGCGGACCGTTGGGTCCCGGAGTGAAAAAGCCCCGTATTCCGTCCCGTGCCGGCGTGATCGACCGACTACGGCGGGCTACCTGTCGTCGGATCGCGCGTCGGCGCCGACCGTGACCGCCTCGGCTACGTCCACCAGCCGCAGCCAGGTGTTCGCTCCCGCCCGCAGGGCAACGAGGTCGGCCGCCCCGACCCGTACTCGAACCGTCCGCTCCTTGCGGTCGACGGCCGCCGTCGAGCGGCCGTCGTCTATCTCCCCCACTTCGACCCGGACGCTCCGTTCGACGATCCGGGCGCGTCGCTCGGCGTCGTACTCGAAGCGCAAAGAGAGGGTGTGTGGCGCGTCGTCGACGAGCACGTTAGATGGGCCGTCGTGTACCGGTGGGTCGCCGTGCCGGGTCTACGACCTGCCGGCACCGACCGACGACGAGCACGGTTACTCGATGTCGACTTCCTTGATCGTCGGCGCGCGCTCCTTCAGGAGCACCCGGTGCCCGCAGTACGGACAGCGAACGCCGCCGTACTCGTCGAGTTCCACGTCTCGCTTACACCGGGAACACTTGTAGCTCATGTTATTCGTCGTCGGTGGCGAGTGCCGCGCGGATCGACCGCCGGACGGTACGGCCGCCGGGCGTCTCGGGCCGGTACGCCCCGCCGGTGAAGGTTTCGCCCGTCTCCTCGTTCTTCCAGACGCCAGTTCCGACGCGGGTGACGCTGTCCCCGTCGAGCGTGGCGTTCTGCATCTCTCCTTCGATTTCCTTGACGCGCCGGCGGGCGACACGCCCGTATCGCGCGCCGAATCGGCCCGCGCTCCCGGTGCTGCGTGCCTTGTTCTCGGCCATAGTACCGCTCAATACCGCTAGCGAACGGATAAACCCTGCGAGTTACTCCTGTAGATCGGCGGCCGCCAGCGCCTCGTTCAGGTCGTCGCGAACGCGCTCACCCGTCTCACGGTTCATCGCCGTCGTGACGATCCGGTTTTCCTGCACGCTCGACCCGTCGCGCAGGAGCAGTCGCACGTTGCCGTTGCCGTCCGCACGCGTCACCTTCGCCCGCAGGCCGGACTGTGACCCCGTGCCGCCGGCGTCGATCGGCCCCGGAACGATCTTCTTGACGTGTGGATGCTCCGCCACCGTCGAGATGGCCCGTCTGCCCGTTCGTCCGCCTATCAGCGTCGTGTGCCGGCCACCGAGTTTCTCCTTCGGCGCCGTCTCCACCACCTCCAGCGCCCGCTCGCCCCGGCGATCCAGCACCGCGGCGACGGGGTCCTCGCCCGCGACGCGGTAGAACTCGTAGTGGGTCTCCGCGCGCACCGCCCGGATCGTCTCGCGGTCGCCCGCCGCGAACACCGTCTCCGGGCGCTTTCGGCGCAGTTCGTCCGCGATCAGCCCCGCGAAGTTCCGGCGCTCGATCACCCGCGCCTCCCCCTCCTCCTCCGGTCGCGTGGTGATCGTCGTCTCGCCCAGTACCTCCTCACCGTCGAGCATCGTCAGGTGGGCGCGGTCCTCGGCCACGTCGAGGACGACGGCGTCGCAGTTGGCGGTGTGACAGACCAGACAGTAGTCGCCCGGCCGGTCCAACGGGGATCCACACCGCCCACACTCCATACAGTCGTGGCAGACGGCCGCGCCGGATAAGTCCGTCTTTCGCGCCCGGACGGCACAAAACCCATTTGCACGCGCCGACACGCCCCGCCTATGGTCCGCCGCCTCCTCGTCGCCGCCCTCCTCGTCGGATCGCTCCTCGGGGTCGTGTTCGCGGCCCCCGTGACGGCCAGCCCTCGCCCCGTCGCCGTCTGTGCACCCTGCGAGCGCGGGTTCAGCGCCGCGGCACGGGCCCACGACACCCCCGTTCGGATCGAACACAGCACTGCCACGATGCGCGTCCACCGGAACGGCTCCGCGACGTGGACCGTCGAGAACCGCCTGAACGACACCACCGCCTTCGAGAACGCGTCGCTCCGCAACGCCGTCGCCCGCGACGCCGTCGCGGTCCACGACGCCCGCCTGCTGTCGACGAGCGTCGACGGGGATACGATCCAGATGCGCTACCGCACGCCCGACGCCGCGACCGAGGCGCCCGGTGGCGTCCTCCGGGTGACCCACTTCCGCGACGACCCCGGCGTGACAGTCTACACCGGTCTCGGCGCCGACCGCCTCACCCTCGTCGCGCCCGAGGGGATGGTCGTCGGCATCGGCCTCCCCGGCGCCGACGTATCCGACGACGACCGCCGGCTGACCGTCACGTCCTTCGAGGGCGACGGCGACGGTCCGTTCGTGACGCTCGTCCCCGAGGGTGACCCGCTCGCACCGCTGTGGAGTCTCGTCGCCGTCGCCCTCCCGCTCGCGCCCATCGTCGGGCGCAACCTCCTCCTTCTCGTCGCCGTCCCGACGCTCGTCTTCGCGGGTGGACTCCGAACGGTCGCGTGGGCTGTCGGCGCCGTCGGCCTCGATCCGGGCACCGCCAACCCCGGCCGGCGCGCACTCGCCGTCGTTGCTCTTGGCGTCCTCGCCCTCGCCCACCCGCTCGCACCGGGTTCGTTCGCGCTCGGCGGGACCGAACCCCCCCTCCTCGTCGGCGCGGTCGGTGTCATCGCCCTCGGCGGCGCCCTCGCTCTTCCCGCCGTGCGCGCCCGCCTCTCCTTCCGCTCTCTCGCCGGTCTCGTCGGCCTCACCTTCGCCGTCACCGTCGCCGTCGGCTTCGCCCTCCGAGCGGTACCGGGCTTGCACGTCGACGACGGTGTCGTCCGGCGGATGCTCCTCACGCTCCCCGTCTACACCGCCACGCTCGTGGGCTACGCGGCCGCTCATGGTGGACTTCGGTGCGCGCTCGCGGCCGCCGGCGGCGCGTTCGCCCTCGTCCTCGTCACCACCTTCCCCATCCTCTCGCAGGGCGGGACGCTCTACTTCCTCGGCGTCGTCCTCGCCGTCATCGGTGCCGTCGCCGGCGGCGTCGTCGGAATCCCGCTTTTCGTGCTGGGCCACGGGCTTCCCGGTGGGAGGTCGCGTGCGGAGGGTGGGACCGCCGGCGACGCGCCGGTCTAGAGGTCCCGCGGGTCGACTTTCAGATACTCCCTGAGGACGGCCGTCGCGTACGACCCGCTCGGGAGGGAAA contains these protein-coding regions:
- a CDS encoding Hvo_1808 family surface protein, with the protein product MSLRPVLLAALVVLAGCGGAVGPEAAATGTETETPTATPTPMPAHPDFADPATDRLGWEAGYWFDESLDVNATDGLNASERNAVVARTMARVERVRGLEFESAVPVTVVDRETYLADENVTATGWDEAVWEGLLLVGEDRSVEAVFESFYGASVQGSYVPSEDRIVVVSDTPRPMLDRRTLAHELVHALQDQHFGSVFDGRANLTRDERLARQGLIEGDAGYIEDLYERRCESGWACLPRPPAGPGASLDDDMGVYVAAYQPYSDGPAFVHRLRERGGWAAVDAAYADPPTSSAQVIHPDRYPNWSAREVRIPDRSAANWTRFDRSPPGTTVGEASLFATVWANGGTGTFHLQRPTRPHRAYNYTHPTTAGWVGDRLVPYRNGTETAYVLRTEWATTGDAAAFAIAYRDLLRTRRGAERREGDVLVVPAGPYADAFRVTRNGTTVTVVNAPTVEALDGVYARRAG
- a CDS encoding Hvo_1808 family surface protein yields the protein MRKRASVCLAVLIVVASVGPAVVAGASPAAIDPDRDVAPQRSDPDGDAMGWEGGYWHDEPIDVDQSDGLSDAELDAYVARAMARVEYVRRAEFESEVPVEVISREEFRNQRSRNETDTPDFDAWNDQVWEALFVIGEDAGANEELQSATGQSTAGFYAPSDDRIRIITDSPGSPTIDNATLVHELTHALQDQTGDLGERISSTETQDAGLATDGVVEGEANYIEQRYTERCGAEWDCVETPRSSAGGTGAPPNLGILLTLLQPYSDGPVYIDWLLERGGWQAVDEAFQNPPTSTEQVIHLNDEEPVPIEYEDRARNGWETFPNQGVNGSDTVGEASMYVMFWYQARRTGANTLETSWQRSIRPTSSLDTYNYDTRAAAGWGNDRVFPYRKGSGEDAKYGYVWVTEWDSQQDADQFLRAYRAILNAHDATQQGERTYVISEGRFADAFRIDREGTRVTIVNAPTADDLSDVRPAGTSGDGGSSAGTTAAAGGDGSESGSTGLEAPGFGALTAVLALIAAVALATVTRRH
- a CDS encoding DUF3194 domain-containing protein, which encodes MAEPDDETVVRTAAEAAEGVVFAHYRQSDVRDLDVTVTFEAGVLDVDVYLNAPDDEADPEAVADEAARAARDAVDELFEDA
- a CDS encoding prefoldin subunit beta, which encodes MQGNLPPEAQEKIEELQDLQETAQQVAAQKQQAETTLNESQTALDALEDIDEDTEMYREVGELLVSTEYDDAYENLEEKVESLEVRVEQLGKQEERVREQFESLQEELQQMLQGGAGGAGGGPMGPGGAGGA
- a CDS encoding KEOPS complex subunit Pcc1 codes for the protein MLVDDAPHTLSLRFEYDAERRARIVERSVRVEVGEIDDGRSTAAVDRKERTVRVRVGAADLVALRAGANTWLRLVDVAEAVTVGADARSDDR
- a CDS encoding DNA-directed RNA polymerase subunit P produces the protein MSYKCSRCKRDVELDEYGGVRCPYCGHRVLLKERAPTIKEVDIE
- a CDS encoding eL43 family ribosomal protein; this encodes MAENKARSTGSAGRFGARYGRVARRRVKEIEGEMQNATLDGDSVTRVGTGVWKNEETGETFTGGAYRPETPGGRTVRRSIRAALATDDE
- a CDS encoding DUF2103 domain-containing protein encodes the protein MECGRCGSPLDRPGDYCLVCHTANCDAVVLDVAEDRAHLTMLDGEEVLGETTITTRPEEEGEARVIERRNFAGLIADELRRKRPETVFAAGDRETIRAVRAETHYEFYRVAGEDPVAAVLDRRGERALEVVETAPKEKLGGRHTTLIGGRTGRRAISTVAEHPHVKKIVPGPIDAGGTGSQSGLRAKVTRADGNGNVRLLLRDGSSVQENRIVTTAMNRETGERVRDDLNEALAAADLQE